The genomic segment GGTAGTCGCAAATTGGTGAATTATATTTTTTTTAGCAGCGAGTCTGTTTCCCGGGTGGGTTTGAAATAGAACTTACAGTATTTATCAATATTAAATAAATGACTAATTGCTGCTGGTGACTGGTTGGACCGTAAAGTGACGTTGACTTTCCTTTTTAAAATAAGTTGTTCTGTCAGATATCTAACAATCGACTGTTCAGTTTAGAGATTGTCATCAGGGCTTTTTGATGagtttgtttttgtagtttattgGTGCAAAATGGATGTTAAGATAGAGGACGATGAAGCAGAGAGATCCCAAGTAACCATTTGGTCTGATTCAATTAATTCCTGTATAGATTACCCACATTCTCCAGTGTCAGGAAACACAGAAACAAGTTATCTGGAAACCAAATCCGATTCAACATATGAACATAACTATACAGTGATCCAAACTACCAACAATTTATCAGACAGTTATTTTCTTTCTGAGATTGATGTAAAGCTTGAGGAGAATGACATGGGAATATCCCCAACTGTCCCATGGTCTTTGTGTTCCTATGTGGGTTTACCAAAAGAGCATTCACATGTACCTTCCATCAGTTCCCAAACAACAAGTCAAGGGCAGATTTTACGTCTTTTCCCTGAAAAGACAGGCCCAAGTGATGGGGAGAATAATGCTGTCAAAGTGGTTTATTTCTGTAATGCCCAAGATCCCGTTAGCACATCTGAAGGGCATTTTCTCAAAGAGGAGTCATGGCATGGATCACCGTCCAGTGATATTCCCATAGCAAATGCATTCACCCTCTGTGGTTCATTTGAAGCTCAAATCAACCCATCTTCACAGGTGTTTAGCGTAAACCAAACCCAGACCAATAATGAATTGCCATTGCCTGCTGACAATGTTCATCTAGCAAGATATAGTCCTGACACTCCTTCTGTGCTAACCTCGCCTGCTACAGAAAGCGGCTGCAATTTAGCTGTATCTACTAGATCGAGGCCTATTCTTTCCGATTGTGAGCCGTTCAACTTTCCTTCTGATGAAGATGAAGACTACAATGGCGACGAAAGACGAAGACTGCAATGCCAAAAAACGATAGATGAGTATATACGGCAGTGTCGTGTCAGTTACTCAAGAAAAACCCCAAGACAGTTTGGAAGGTTTTTGAAAGTTCCATACCAGAAGTGCAAAGAACTGGGTGTAGATTTCAATGTTGGATCTGGAGCGAAACAGAAACTTGATCGTCATTTACTGACAAATGGTGTAATGGTTGAGGTGTCTCAATATGCTAGAGAGATTAGTAGAGCTCACCAGCATGTTATCTATGATATTCTAGAATACAACTTTGATCTTGGTGTTGGTAATGTACGATATGAATTTTCCTCCCGGACTTTGTTAAAACTAAAAGAAATGAAAAAGAATCACAGGTGGACACAACCTGGGTGGTTAGCAGAAGTGTTTGAACTTCCTGATCCAAAGACACTCAAAGCAACCAACTCCTCTCTTAAACGGGCAAGATCCAATTTGCATAGCAGCGTCTCAGAAAATCGAACACCCTTTGACGTCTGTATAAAGGAGGAGTCTGTTGTGGACTTGATATCTCCTCCGCATGTGAAGACTGAAAGCCTCTTTACTGAGACAGTTTTAACACGGTGTGCGGGTGAGACTGCACTCCTTGGCCCTGAAAAGGGATCTAATGAAAAATGCACAAAGGATGAGGCTGATCTGGATGTGATCTATCCTCAACATGTCCAGACAGAAACCATCTTCACTCAGACAGACATAACAATGAAGCAATCCTTAATGATGCCCACACTAGAAGAAGCATTGGAGTACCTCTACCCTCTCTGTAAGGAAAAAGGACTTGACCTGGATGTGAAGTCTAAATGTGTGAAAATGGATAAACTGGACTTGCATCTATTGACCAGAGATGTCATGTTAGAATTGGCTGATTTTGCCTCAGATGTGTGTGGAACTTACAGGCAGGTTGTCTGTGATGTTCTAGAACAAAATTTTGATCTGGATTTACAAAGTGGGAAAACTGAGCTCGCTGAAGATATTATGCATCAGCTACACGCTTTGTTGAAAATGACAGATATACAAAAGCGAAGGagatgtggatatgacaaggaTACTTTCATGAAAAAACGACCCAAACATAAGAATCCCGCAGGGATTTTCCGTAGACTGAATTTCACTACAGCAACACTTGTGCCAAAATACCGAAGGCTGAAAGAAGTAACAAAAAGGAGGAGGTTggctttaatgaagaaaaaaaaagaaatggaCACGTTAATAGCCAGGGCGTCGAAGGGAGGCAATTTGCTGGAAGTCAAGCTAGAGAGCATCTCTGATAAGATTGACCTTGCACTTTGTGCTGATGAAACAAAGAAAAATGTTACCAACTTAGAACATTCAAATGTGACGTTTAACACTAAAGAACTGGTGAAAGACTGCTACCCACTCTGTCATGAAATAGGTCTGGGCCTTGATGTTGCATCCAAACCTGAATTCACTCACTGTGGTTCATTTGAAGCTCAAATCAACCCAACTTCACAGGTGTTTAGCGTAAACCAAACCCAGACTAATAATGAATTGCCTTTGCCTGCTGACAATGTTCATCTAGCAAGATATAGTACTGACACTCCTTCTGTGCTAACCTCACCTGCTACAGAAAGCGGATGTAATTTAGCTGTATCTACTAGACCGAGGCCTATTCTTTCTGATTATTGTGAGCCATTCAACCTTCCTTCTGATGAAGACGAAGACTACAATGGCGATGAAAGACGAAGACTGCAATGCCAAAAAACGATAGAGGATGAGTATATAAGGCAGTGTCGTGACCATTACTCAAGAAAAACCCCAAGACAGTTTGGAAGGTTTTGGAAAGCTCCATACCCGAAGTGCAAAGAACTGGGTGTAGATTTCAATGTTGGATCTGGAGCGAAACAGAAACTTGATCGTCATTTACTGACAAATGGTGTAATGGTTGAGGTGTCTCAATATGCTAAAGAGATTAATAGAGCTCACCAGCATGTTATCTCTGATATTCTAGAATACAACTTTGATCTTGGTATTGGTGATGAAGTACGATATGATTTTTCCGCCCGGACTTTGTTAAAACTAAAAGACATGAAAAAAAATCACAGGAGGACACAACCTGAGTGGTTAGCAGAAGTGTTTGAACTTCCTGATCCAAAGACAATCAAAGCAAGAGACTCCTCTCTTAAATGGGCAAGGTCCAATTTGATTAGCAGCGTCTCAGAAAATCGAACACCCTTTGACGTCTGTATAAAGGAGGAGTCTGTTGTGGACTTGATATCTCCTCCGCATGTGAAGACTGAAAGCCTCTTTACTGAGACAGTTTTAACACTGTGTGCGGATGAGACTGCACTCCTTGGCCCTGAAAAGGGACCTAATGAAATATGCACAAAGGATGAGGCTGATCTGGATGTGATCTATCCTCAACATGGCCAGACAGAAACTACAATAGAAGAAGCATTGGAGTACCTCTACCCTCTCTGTAAAGAAAAAGGACTTGACCTGGATGTGAAATCTAAATGTGTGAAAAAGGATAAACTTGACTTGCATCTATTGACCAGAGATATCATGTTAGAATTGGCTGATTTTACATCAGATGTGTGTGGAACTTACAGGCAGGTTGTCTGTGATGTTCTGGAACAAAATTTTGATCTGGATTTACAAAGTGGGAAAACTGAGCTGGCTCATGAGATTATGGATGTGTTAGGATCAGTTTTGAGGAGAAGGACACAGTTACAAGGTCAAAGGAGATGTGAATTTTACAAGGATACTTTCATGAAAAAACGTCGCAAACAAAGGAATTCTGCAGAGATTTCCAATAACCAGAAGGCCACTACAGCAACACTTGAGCCGAAATACCAAAGGCTGAAAGAAGTAACAAAAAGGAGGAGGTTggctttaatgaagaaaaaaaaagaaatggaCACGTTAATAGCCAGGGCGTCGAAGGGAGGCAATTTGCTGGAAGTCAAGCTAGAGAGCATCTCTGATTAAGATTGACCTTGCACTTTGCTGATGAAACAAAGCAAAATGTTACCAACTTAAACCAATCATATGTGACGTTTAACACACATGGGTGTAAGAGTGCTACCCGATCTCTCATGAAGTAGGTCTGGACATTGATGTTGCATCCAAACCTGCACAAACGAAACTGGAATTGAATTTACTGACTAACAGTGTTGTTATCGAGGTTCATACATACTTGCGTAAGAATCGTTGAGGTAAGATTGGATTGGAAAAGATGGGTGGGTATTTTGTTTGCTCTCTGATATTCTAGAATACAATTTTGATCATAGTTTGCAAAATCAGAGACGTTATCAATTTCTATTATGGATTTCGAGTAAAGTGACGGTTCGGAAACACAAACCTGAGCTCTTGGGAAAGGGTGAAATGTCGAAAGAAGTGTTCATAATACCAAGTGTGATTTCAAAGCCGTGCAACAAAAAACAAACCCAGTGCTTTCAGATCATTTTTCTAAAAGAATGTCAAAGAAATCTCAGGGGAGAAAAGAAATGGAACAAGATGCAAGACTGGTATATCCTAATCATGGCCAACACTATCGCCACGAAGAGCATTTAATCAAAGATTGTTCATGGAATGGCTCAACGCCCATTGATATTTTGACAGGAAATGTATTCAGCCTCCCAGAATTGTCACTACGCATTGCAGAAAAGGGTTATTTTGAAAGTCAAGTCAACCCAACTTCAGATATTTAGCCAAACGCCAACTGAACGACAACAGCAGGCCAACAATCTCCCAAAATATGGTACTGCCGTACCTTTTGTGCTATCCTCATCTGCTACAGCAATCGGCTGTAATGTAGAACTACCTACTAGTCCTCCTCTTCCAGCCAATTGTAAATCATTTGAACTTTCCCTCTGAAGTCTACAATGTCAAAAATTCAGAGGATGAGTATGAACTCAGcagaaaaagaaacgtcctctcactgtcgactgcatttattttcagcatgtgtaaatatttgtatgaacataacaagattcaacaactgagacataaactgaacaagttccacagacatctgACTAACCCGTAATGGaagaatgtgtccctgaacaagggggtcaaaagtaagtcagtatctggtgtggccaccagctgcattaagtactgcagtaaaTCTCctcaccagatttgccagttcttgctgtaagataccccactcttccaccaaggcacctgcaagtttacagacatttctgaggggattggccctagccctcatcctCTGATCCTTCAGGTCCctgacgtgctcaatgggattgagatccgggctctttgctggccatggcaaaacactgacattcatgtgttgcaggaaatcacgcacagaacgagcagtatggctggtggcattgtcatgcaggagggtcatgtcaggatgagcccgcaggaagggtaccacatgagggaggaggatgtcttccattTAACGCACAactttgagattgcctgcaatgacaacaaactcagtccgatgatgctgtgacacaccgccccagaccatgacggaccctccacctccaaatcgatcccgcactagggtacaggcctcagtgtaatgctcattccttcgacgataaatgcgaatctggGGTTTGTGCCCAACATTGTTGCACAAACCCCAAACCCAACAACTGGGTTTGTGCCCAacattgttgctggtgatgtctgttgaggacctgccttacaacaggcctacaagccctcagtccagtctctctgtctATTGCGGATAGTTTGAGCTctgatgaagggattgtgcgttcctggtgtaactcgggcagttgttgttgccatcctgtacttgtcccgcaggtgtaatgttcagatgtaccgatcctgtgcaggtgttgttacacgtggtctgccactgtgaggacgatcagctgtccgtcctgtctccctgtagcgctgtcttaggcgtctcacagtacggacattaccatttattgccctggccacatctccagtcctcatgcctccttgcagcatgcctaaggcacgtccacgcagatgagcagggaccatggGCATTTTCTTTTGGtgattttcagagtcagtagaacggtgtctttagtgtcctaagtttttataactgtgaccttaattgcctacagtcttTACGTTGTTAGTGTCTTAATTACCGTTCCACAGCTGCATGTtcgttaattgtttatggttcattgtgcaagcatgggaaactgtgtttaaaccctttacaatgaagatctgtgaagttatttggatttttacgatttatctttgaaagacagggtcctgaaaaggggacattttcttttttttcagaGTTTATTTGTCAGTGTCGTCAGTTGCTCAACCTTTCCCAAAATGGGCTGGAAGATATTTGAAAGTGCCAAGAAATAGGCTTAGAATTAATTGAATGTCGGAACTGGAGCAAAATATAATCTTGATTTGCATTTTTACTGACTAATGCTGTAATGGTTGAGGTTTCGGATTTAAGTAAGTGGATTAGTAGAGCTTGCCAACATGTCTGAGATATTGTAGAGTACAACTTTGATCTTCTTTTGCAAAAATGCGTAACGATATTACTTTAAAAATGGACAGAAGCAAGATTCATTAGAAGAGAAGAACCTGGGTGGTTAACATAATTGTTTGAACTTCCTGATCCAAAGACAATGAAAGCAGGACAATACTCTCTTACATGGGCAAAAAGCTatttgcatacagtgccttcggaaagttttcagaccccttgactttttccacattttgttaagttacagcctttttgtcaaattgattaaattaaacaATGTCCTTAGCAATCGGCGTTCAAAAGTGCTACCCACGCTGCAAGGAAATGGGCCTGGACCTCGACGTTGCATCCAAAACTGCAAAAAAACGAAACGCAAATTTCAGTTACAGGTAATGGTGTAAATATTTAATAATAGAATGGAAAAAGGCTAAAGGATATGCGTCTTTTCTCTATGATAGTCCAGAATACATTTTTAATCTTAAAGTAGAACTGATAGCGTTTTAGCAATATGCAATCTTAGATCTGTTCATATACATCCCAGgaagattatatatatttttaaacgttTTCTGACACGTGATCACTTGTAGATATGGTCATTTTTATAAATTCATTGAATGTTTGAGAATGAAGTAtagtaaggcatttgtgaaaattctataagAATATTGTCAGAGGACAGACCCAGTTTTTGAAATTATTTTTATTGACTGTTCAACTCAATCTGATCttggacagttttttttttagtTTACCAGTGATtttgtgtagcctaccacttcgcggctgagccgttgttgctcctagacgtttccacttcaaaataccacttacagttgaccggagcagaaatttgacaaactgacttattggaaaggtgtcatcctatgacggtgccatgttgacagtcactgagctctacagtaaagccattctactgccaatgattgtctatggagattttatacacctgttagcaacgggtgtgactgaaatagccgaacCCACTTATTTGaaggtgtccaaatacttttgtgtTAACGGTTAAGTCTTTGAATAGTGGATTTTGCAGATTCCCTTGGCCTCCTGTTGGTTCAATTTGTTCTTGCTGTGGTTTATTTCTAGCCTTTTTTCTTTCAACGACATGTTCATTGACGAGCCTAACTTTTCTACCGTTGAAAGCCTCTGTAGATTAACCTTCTGATCTTTCTTTTTTGATGTAAATAAGGCGAACAATGATATTTTTGATAATTTAAGAGTTGGCCTAGGCATTGGTAAAAAACCTATGGATCATGTTTTTCTTTTTGTAAGTTTGTTTTTCAGCCATTTTTGGAGTGACTTATCTGTGGGCtagttctttttttcttttttttgaggAGGAGAGATTAAGAAAACACAGCTTCAACACTTGCTTTGCAGTTACCCATACTTTTCTCTTATACGGTCAACTATGAAGTGAAAGTATTTTTAAGGACACTTTCATTGACATTCTTAGGTGTACCTCTGACACCTGTTGCATCACAAGGTATGCAAGTAAATGTGTGACAGATGCGCATTGCAGCTTTTTCTACTGCTTGCCATTCAAACTTTAAAACATGCAAACCGGTCTGGAATGGTGTGCTTGTATACAGTGTTTTGATACCAGTTATTCTAGAGCCCGACGGATATGGGATTTTTGTATCCAATTTTAGAGGGGAAATATTCACAGATAATTGATATTGGGCCTATATTTTTATGATTTTAGCTGgaatgaaacatttaaatgttttctgtATGGATTGTGATTAAAAAGATACTCAAAGAACATTTAATGTAAGCACCACAGAAAAATTAGGAGCACCAGAAAGATGCAGGAAAGAAAGTAAATACAAAATGTACTCTAGTGAAAGGAAGATATACCGCCCTGATTCCAGGAAACAACATGAGCCTCTGAAGACTGAGCGGCCCCATGCCAGAATGAGGCTAGTATTCCATTTGTAGGGCTGTAGCCACTGGTAGTTGTCACTTGCAAGATACAAAATTTTACGCTGGCACTGTGCTGCCTCTCGCCCCTAAGTGTTGCTTCAGTGAATGGTCCTTGCTATCCGGGATCCGTGAGACATCGCTACCGCATAGTTTTGAAACACCATGTAAACACTGAGAATGTAAAGCAACTTTTTTTTTTGTCTACCTGGCGTTTTTGTTACCTTTTTTTAGACAAATTAGTGAATGgtctttgtttatttttttatatatttttttcattttgacTCCTATCCAAGTGCTTACAGTTTCGTGGATGTTTTTGTGATATTCATTTTTCTGAGCAGATGTTCGTTTCAGCCATTTTTGGAGGTTgatttatttagtttatttttgcTTTTTTATCCTGGGAGGATTAACACATTTTTTGAAGAAGTCTTCATACTTCTTCCATTTGTGGACTGCCTCAAAGGAGTTTCTTTCTGGCATACTTTGGAGTGTCTTTGGAACAAAGGGTATGTATCTTTTTATGCTTCATTTCTGTTCATGTTAACTGTTAATTAGCCTAACCAAGACTTTGCTATTTCAGGTTTCATCTTGTGTTATCATGTAgcgttgtaaatatatatttcttaatcTCCACTCTTGAATGTATTTTGTAATCTTAATTTCCACTCTTGAATGTATTTTGTAATCACTTGGGCCCTCCCTTGAAGAGACCACTAGCCCCCAACCCCTAGAATTAGAAAGTATTTGACATGTGGTAATAGCTCCAGCATGCCTTCTGATGGACTTTCAGCATTTTAGCCATATTCTTTTCATATCTAAGTGTACGGGTTGGTAGTGTTTGCTGGATCCTGCCCTGTTCTGGTAACTGCGTACTCATTTCTTCCCAGGTGCTGAGTCTCTGTGTCAACCGGCTGAGCATGCGCCCCAAAAGCAGGATGGTCTTTCTGTCCTCTGCCAAGTTTGATGGAACTCTACAGAAGTGAGTAGCCTACCTCAAAGCTCTGAAGGGGTGTTAGTCAGAgattcaactggcagctttattattatttattttttaagtattttatttcaccttttatttaaccagggaggccagttgagaacacctttatttaaccaggtaggccagttgagaacacctttatttaaccttttatttaaccagggaggccagttgagaacacctttatttaaccttttatttaaccaggtaggccagttgagaacacctttatttaaccttttatttaaccagggaggccagttgagaacacctttatttaaccttttatttaaccagggaggccagttgagaacacctttatttaaccagggaggccagttgagaacacctttatttaaccagggaggccagttgagaacacctttatttaaccttttatttaaccaggtaggccagttgagaacacctttatttaaccttttatttaaccagggaggccagttgagaacacctttatttaaccagggaggccagttgagaacacctttatttaaccagggaggccagttgagaacacctttatttaaccagggaggccagtatttgatacactactgattttgcatgttttcctacttacaaagcatgtagaggtctataattttttatcataggtacacttcagcttTGAGAAGTATCTAAAACAACAATCCAGaaaattgtatgatttttaagtaattaatttgcattttattgcatgacaagtatttgatacatcagaaaagcataaaCTTTTTTTGCAATTACAGAAATCATATGTTTTcatgtagttcttgaccaggtttgcacacactgcagcagggattttggcccactcctccatacagaccttctccagatccttcaggtttcgaggCTGTccctgggcaatatggactttcagctccctcgcaagattttctattgggttcaggtctggagactggctaggccactccaggaccttgagatgcttcttacggagccactccttagttgccctggctgtgtgtttcggttcgttgtcatgctggaagacccagccacgacccaacaatgctcttactgagggaaggaggttgttggccaagatctcgcgatacatggccccatccatcctcccctcaattcGGTGCAggtgtcctgtcccctttgcagaaaagcatccgcAAAGAATgtttcctccatgcttcacggttgggatggtgttcttggggttgtactcatccttcttcctccaaacacggcgagtgcagtttagaccaaaaagctctatttttgtctcaacagaccacatgaccttctcccattcctcctctggatcatccagatggtcatttgcaaacttcagatgggcctggacatgcgctgacttgagcagggggaccttgcgtgctctGCAGGATTTTAACCCATGACGGCGTAGTgggttactaatggttttctttgagactgtggtcccagctctcttcaggtcattgaccaggtcctgccgtgtagttctgggctgatccctcaccttcctcatgatcattgatgccccatgaggtgagatcttgcatggagccccagaccgagagtgattgaccgtcatcttgaacttcttccattttctagtAATTACgtcaacagttgttgccttctcaccaggctgcttgcctattgtcctgtagcccatcccagccttgtgcaggtctacaattttatccctgatgtccttacacagctctctggtcttggccgttgtagagaggttggagtctgtttgattgtgtgtggacaggtgtcttttatacaggtaatgagttcaaacaggtgcaattaatacaggtaatgagtggagaacaggagggcttcttaaataaaaactaacaggtctgtgagagctggaattcttactggttggtaggtgatcaaatacttatgtcatgcaataaaatgcaaattaattacttaaaaatcatacaatgtgattttatggatttttgttttagattctgtctctcacagttgaagtgcacctatgatacaaattacaaacctctacatgctttgtaagtaggaaaacctgcaaaatcagcagtgtatcaaatacttgttctccccactttatatatatatattcatgttTATAATTCTATTGTCAGAATGATTCAAATCAAAATATTACTCGTGTTACTGAGCAGGTGGGTGTGATGAATTCCGATAGAGACATGCTGATGGTTCCTGGGGTGAATGGACTCCATTTTGTGTTTACTGACGCAAGTGAACTCTCACGCATTGTCACTGTCAAACACAGGGTTGACCAGGGCTGGGAGGGTGTAAAACTATAGTACAATACTGTTTGTCTCCTGGGGTTAAAGGACTGTGTCTGTCTTTGCGTGTGTCTGCTAATATGTATGATGTCATGTATATCTTCTCTCCAGACTACCATGGTGGTTTCCAGCTTCAGCCAGACTGGGACAGACTGGGAAGGGGAAACAAGTGAACAGATATTCGCCAGGGCAATCGCAGAATGGTCACCATGGAAACATACCACCTGTACCAGTTCAGGACATGAGATCGCCACGTTGACCATCTTTAAGACGAAACAGTCTCTGGGTGAGTATGCCCATCAGTCAGCCGCCCACTAATCAGTAGCCTAGTACCCTGCCCCACCAGTAGAGGTCAGTGCATCACCTGCTTATTGTTATTAATGGCCCAGTCTGAAAAAGACCCTTAGTAAGGCTATTTACCGTGTCTCTTTAGTCTACAGCAACAGTTGGTCATCTTCCCATGTAGATGCAGGATTTCAATCTTGCCAAAGATCAGTATCACAACTGATTCAATTAAGTCTTGTACTAAATACTATGGTTTTTAGTTGATTGGCAAAAGCCAACACCTACACTGGCACTCTGTCTCTACAGGTATCAGTATCTCAGGTGGGATGGAGAATGAGATGATGTTTCCAGGAGGAGCTGCCTCTACCAGTAACGTTCTGATGCTTCTTTAGGAGCTCACTGTAATATTCCGGCAGCTCATGCTTTAATCCAAGCTGAGCCATATAATACAAGGTGATGTGTTTAGCGGAATGTATTGGTCTGTGACGTTTGTAAACAACACTCAACAATACCTGAATGAAAAGACTTTGCTGGTGTGTCTGGCTTTTGTCTGACTGACAGTCTTATGAGAGGTAGAATGAGAGcgaaggggtggagagaggaaacTATTTTAAGACGCCTGCATGCTTCCCATCCAGAACAGTTTGcgtatacactacatgaccaaaagtatgtggacaccagcttGTCAAACATCGctatccaaaatcatgggcattaatatggtgttGGTTCCCCctattgctgctataacagcctctgtTCTTCTGGGAAGAATTTCCACTTGGTGTTGGAACACTGCTGCGGGtactttatttaaatatttttttaaccttttatttaactgggcattCTTATtgaccctggccaaaccctaaccgccctatgggactcccaatcacggccggttgtgatacagcctggaatcgaaccagggtctgtagtgactcctcaggCACTGatatgtag from the Oncorhynchus kisutch isolate 150728-3 linkage group LG4, Okis_V2, whole genome shotgun sequence genome contains:
- the LOC116374038 gene encoding uncharacterized protein LOC116374038: MDVKIEDDEAERSQVTIWSDSINSCIDYPHSPVSGNTETSYLETKSDSTYEHNYTVIQTTNNLSDSYFLSEIDVKLEENDMGISPTVPWSLCSYVGLPKEHSHVPSISSQTTSQGQILRLFPEKTGPSDGENNAVKVVYFCNAQDPVSTSEGHFLKEESWHGSPSSDIPIANAFTLCGSFEAQINPSSQVFSVNQTQTNNELPLPADNVHLARYSPDTPSVLTSPATESGCNLAVSTRSRPILSDCEPFNFPSDEDEDYNGDERRRLQCQKTIDEYIRQCRVSYSRKTPRQFGRFLKVPYQKCKELGVDFNVGSGAKQKLDRHLLTNGVMVEVSQYAREISRAHQHVIYDILEYNFDLGVGNVRYEFSSRTLLKLKEMKKNHRWTQPGWLAEVFELPDPKTLKATNSSLKRARSNLHSSVSENRTPFDVCIKEESVVDLISPPHVKTESLFTETVLTRCAGETALLGPEKGSNEKCTKDEADLDVIYPQHVQTETIFTQTDITMKQSLMMPTLEEALEYLYPLCKEKGLDLDVKSKCVKMDKLDLHLLTRDVMLELADFASDVCGTYRQVVCDVLEQNFDLDLQSGKTELAEDIMHQLHALLKMTDIQKRRRCGYDKDTFMKKRPKHKNPAGIFRRLNFTTATLVPKYRRLKEVTKRRRLALMKKKKEMDTLIARASKGGNLLEVKLESISDKIDLALCADETKKNVTNLEHSNVTFNTKELVKDCYPLCHEIGLGLDVASKPEFTHCGSFEAQINPTSQVFSVNQTQTNNELPLPADNVHLARYSTDTPSVLTSPATESGCNLAVSTRPRPILSDYCEPFNLPSDEDEDYNGDERRRLQCQKTIEDEYIRQCRDHYSRKTPRQFGRFWKAPYPKCKELGVDFNVGSGAKQKLDRHLLTNGVMVEVSQYAKEINRAHQHVISDILEYNFDLGIGDEVRYDFSARTLLKLKDMKKNHRRTQPEWLAEVFELPDPKTIKARDSSLKWARSNLISSVSENRTPFDVCIKEESVVDLISPPHVKTESLFTETVLTLCADETALLGPEKGPNEICTKDEADLDVIYPQHGQTETTIEEALEYLYPLCKEKGLDLDVKSKCVKKDKLDLHLLTRDIMLELADFTSDVCGTYRQVVCDVLEQNFDLDLQSGKTELAHEIMDVLGSVLRRRTQLQGQRRCEFYKDTFMKKRRKQRNSAEISNNQKATTATLEPKYQRLKEVTKRRRLALMKKKKEMDTLIARASKGGNLLEVKLESISD